The following are from one region of the Paenibacillus sabinae T27 genome:
- the hfq gene encoding RNA chaperone Hfq produces MNKSINIQDTFLNQLRKENIPATVYLTNGFQIRGIIKAFDNFTIVIDSDGRQQMVYKHAISTFTPQRSVSLMQDNASEE; encoded by the coding sequence ATGAACAAGTCCATTAACATCCAAGATACGTTCTTGAACCAACTTCGCAAAGAAAATATCCCTGCCACAGTATATTTGACCAACGGCTTTCAGATCCGGGGAATTATTAAAGCGTTTGACAATTTCACGATCGTGATTGACAGCGACGGACGTCAGCAAATGGTGTACAAGCATGCGATTTCGACCTTTACGCCGCAGCGCAGCGTTTCCCTGATGCAGGACAACGCTTCCGAAGAATAA
- the miaA gene encoding tRNA (adenosine(37)-N6)-dimethylallyltransferase MiaA: protein MTNEAKPNVLVLLGPTAVGKTRLSLSIADEFQAEIISGDSMQVYRGMDIGTAKIKPSEMEGIPHHLIDILDPREPYSAAEFQTEGRRLIGEITESGKLPFIVGGTGLYIESLCYGFRFSEAVADEAFRAEMDRFADEHGALALHAKLAEVDPASAGRLHPNDRRRIIRALEIYRQTNTPLSESPAAQKPESPYNLCLIGLTMDRQILYKRIEERIDEMLAEGLVEEVKRLMERGCGRSLVSMQGLGYKEIAAYLEGEMTLEESVTLLKRDTRRFAKRQLSWFRHMKDIHWIDVTDSGNFSGNFKEVRDIIAGKFHSGLEYTSEQSN, encoded by the coding sequence TTGACCAATGAAGCCAAACCGAACGTGCTGGTTCTGCTTGGCCCGACTGCGGTCGGCAAGACCCGGCTGAGCCTATCGATCGCCGATGAATTCCAGGCGGAGATTATATCCGGCGACTCGATGCAGGTCTACCGCGGCATGGATATCGGCACCGCCAAAATCAAGCCGTCCGAGATGGAGGGGATTCCCCATCATCTGATCGATATCCTCGATCCTCGGGAGCCTTACTCGGCAGCTGAGTTCCAGACCGAAGGCCGGAGGCTGATCGGCGAAATAACCGAAAGCGGCAAGCTGCCGTTCATCGTAGGAGGAACGGGCCTTTATATTGAATCTCTCTGCTACGGCTTCCGTTTCTCCGAGGCCGTTGCCGACGAGGCGTTCCGCGCGGAGATGGACCGGTTCGCGGATGAGCATGGCGCGCTGGCGCTGCACGCGAAGCTTGCCGAAGTTGACCCGGCCAGCGCCGGTCGGCTGCATCCAAACGACCGGCGCCGGATTATCCGCGCCCTGGAGATTTACCGGCAGACGAATACGCCGCTTTCCGAGTCTCCGGCAGCCCAAAAACCGGAGTCTCCCTATAACCTTTGCCTCATCGGTTTGACAATGGACAGGCAAATACTATATAAACGTATTGAAGAGCGAATCGACGAAATGCTGGCGGAAGGGCTCGTCGAAGAAGTGAAGAGGCTGATGGAACGCGGCTGCGGCCGTAGCCTCGTTTCCATGCAAGGGCTCGGATACAAGGAGATCGCCGCCTATCTTGAGGGAGAAATGACGCTGGAAGAATCAGTGACGCTTCTTAAACGCGATACGCGGCGTTTCGCCAAAAGACAGCTGTCGTGGTTTCGGCACATGAAGGATATTCATTGGATTGATGTCACCGACAGCGGAAACTTTTCCGGGAATTTTAAGGAAGTTCGTGATATAATTGCAGGAAAGTTTCATTCAGGTCTTGAATATACTTCTGAACAATCTAATTGA
- a CDS encoding class I SAM-dependent methyltransferase: protein MIITTGDRPLTEVAERAERLAKQLGVPYVPRGNQSMSKLLTRCGGEEALVVLLHGVRLLRPDRPQLQFHPSMGFVRAKRILKGESDPLLEAAGMVPGDSVLDCTAGLGADALLFAVRGGEQSRVTALESSLPLYALLAAGMAHYDSGISEVDAALQRINIVNSDHVDYLRKLPDNSVDIVYFDPMFREPLEDSSGISPLRPYANSDSLSPESVTEAVRAARKAVVLKEKRGSGEFSRLGFAEQPRPGTKTSYGVITIDQ from the coding sequence ATGATTATAACTACGGGCGACCGCCCGCTAACCGAGGTAGCCGAGCGCGCGGAGCGTCTGGCCAAGCAGCTGGGCGTTCCCTACGTGCCGCGCGGCAACCAATCGATGTCCAAGCTTCTCACGCGCTGCGGTGGCGAAGAGGCGCTGGTCGTGCTGCTTCATGGCGTACGATTGCTGAGGCCGGACCGGCCTCAGCTTCAGTTCCACCCGAGCATGGGTTTTGTCCGTGCCAAGCGGATATTAAAGGGGGAAAGCGATCCCTTGCTTGAAGCAGCCGGAATGGTTCCCGGCGACAGCGTGCTCGACTGCACGGCGGGGCTTGGCGCCGATGCGCTGCTCTTTGCCGTTCGCGGAGGCGAACAGTCCCGTGTTACCGCACTGGAGAGTTCCCTGCCGCTGTATGCTCTGTTGGCGGCAGGAATGGCCCACTACGATTCCGGAATCAGTGAGGTGGACGCGGCACTGCAACGGATTAATATCGTTAACAGCGACCACGTGGACTACCTGCGGAAGCTTCCGGACAATAGCGTGGACATTGTCTATTTCGATCCGATGTTCCGGGAGCCGCTTGAGGATTCGTCGGGAATCTCTCCGCTCCGACCTTACGCCAACAGCGATTCGCTGTCGCCGGAAAGCGTGACGGAAGCGGTCAGGGCTGCCCGCAAAGCGGTGGTGCTGAAAGAGAAAAGAGGCAGCGGCGAGTTCAGCCGACTTGGATTTGCGGAGCAGCCTCGGCCAGGGACGAAAACATCGTACGGGGTGATCACAATTGACCAATGA